In the genome of Flavobacteriaceae bacterium YJPT1-3, the window CTGGTTCATAGAGGCTGCATCCTGCAAAAAGAAATGATCAAAAGCTTGAAGACTGGAACGCATCCATCGTCCATACCACTTGAAAAAAGGCTGCTGCTCTCGAAATACCCCACTGACCAGCAGTGTAGGGACTTGTTGCGCTTTTAATTCCTCTAAATAATTGGGCCAGAACTCATACTTCACAAAAATAGCCAGACGCGGATGGACGAGCTGTAAAAAGCGTTTTACATTTTGCTTAGTGTCTATGGGAAGATAAGTAACTGCATTCGCCAAAGCATTTTCCTTCTTTACCTCGTACCCAGAAGGGGAAAAAAAGGTTACTAGTAATTGATAGGCCGGGTATTGTTTTTCCAATCGTTGCAGCACCGGGACGATCTGCTCATATTCTCCCAAAGAGGCCGTATGCACCCAGATTGTATCACGCCCAGGCTCTAATTTTTCCTGGAGCGCTTCAAAGACATGTGCTCTACCCTCGATAAAGCGACGCAGTTTGTGATTCAGTCCCTTAAAAAGAGGAAGTACGGCTTGAACGATGCCGATGAATAGTTGGTAGAGGGATCGCATGGAGCGCTAAAATAGGGCTTTTGTAAAAATAGGACAGTGTATGCTGGTAGTTTTCGTATTTTCGTTAGACTATGAAGAAAATACAGATGGTTGACCTTAAAGGTCAATACACCGCTATCAAAGAACAAGTCAATACCTCCATTCAGGAGGTGATCGATAATACTGCTTTTATCAACGGACCGGAAGTTCATGCCTTTCAAAAAGAATTGGAAGACTATTTGGGCGTCAAGCATGTGATTCCTTGTGCTAATGGAACGGATGCCCTGCAAATCGCCATGATGGGACTGGGACTAAAACCAGGTGATGAGGTCATCACAGCCGACTTCACCTTTGCGGCTACCGTAGAAGTTATCGCCTTATTGGGCCTCACTCCGGTGCTGGTCGACGTGAATCCCCACAGTTTTAATATCGATGTGAAAGCGATTGAACGTGCGATTACGCCCAAAACCAAAGCCATCGTCCCGGTGCACCTCTTTGGTCAGGTGGCTGAGATGGATGCCATCATGGACCTGGCCGAAAAACATCAGCTCTACGTTATCGAAGACAATGCGCAGGGCATAGGAGCTTTGTATACCCAACGGGATGGCAGCAAGATAAAAACCGGGGGTGTCGGTCATGCCGGAAGCACCTCCTTCTTCCCTTCCAAGAACTTAGGTTGCTATGGGGATGGTGGGGCCATTTTTACCAATGATGACGATCTGGCCCACACCCTGCGGGGCATTGTCAATCATGGAATGTACGAGCGCTATCATCACGATGTCGTCGGGGTCAACTCCAGACTCGACTCCATTCAAGCCGCGGTACTCCGCGCCAAGCTGCCTCATTTAGACGCCTATAATGCGCGAAGACGAGCCGCAGCCAGAAAATATTCGGAAGCCTTTCGGGAGCATCCCCGCATAACCGTACCACTAATCTGCGACAGCTGCGACTGCCATGTCTTCCATCAATATACTTTACAGATTAAAGGCATTGATCGAGACCAACTGGTGCAATTCTTAAATGCGAAAGAAATTCCGTGTGGGGTCTATTACCCCATTCCCCTGCACAAGCAAAAAGCCTATCAGGACGAACGGTACAAAGAGGAAGACTTTACGGTTACCAACCGGCTGGTCAAAGAGGTGATCAGCTTACCCATGCATACCGAATTGGACGACGAACAAATCAATTACATCACCCAGGCGATTATCGAATTTGTAAATACACACTCATGAAAAGAATTACCCTCTCTCTGTTATTCCTATTAAGCACCCTGGCCCTCAGCGCTCAGGACCGGACCCTGATTCACGCCGGCCACATCGTCGATTTGGCCAATGATCAAATCCTCAACGAGAAAACCATAGTGGTGGAGGGTAACAAGATTACGGCTATTGAAGATGGGTATGCTTCCGCGAAAGAGAACGATGAAGTAATAAACCTAAAAGAACACTATATCCTTCCGGGATTTATCGACATGCATGTTCATATTGAAGGAGAGACCGGACCCAAACGCTACCTGGAAGCCTTCACCAAGAATGAGGCCGATGTGGCTTTTACGGCGGCGGAGATTGGATACCGCACCTTAATGTCCGGCTTTACAACCGTACGGGATCTGGGAGGTAGCGGAGTCAATGTCTCTCTGCGTAATGCCATTGCGGCCGGAACCGTACCCGGCCCACGGATCTTTACCGCAGAAAAAGCGATTGGCACCACCGGGGGACACGCGGATCCCACCAATGGATACAAAAGCGAACTCATGGGCGATCCGGGACCTGCAGAAGGAGTGATCAACAGTACAGATGATGCCCGTAAAGCAGTGCGTCAACGCTATAAAAATGGGGCCGATCTGATTAAGATCACGGCAACCGGTGGGGTGCTTAGTGTCAGTAAGAACGGACAGAATCCGCAGTTCACGCAGGAAGAAGTCAACGAAATCGTCAAAACCGCTAAAGATTATGGGATGCATGTAGCCGCTCACGCCCATGGTGATGAGGGCATGCAGCGGGCTATTAAAGCCGGAGTGACCACCATTGAGCACGGTAGTTTGATGAGTAAAGAAACTGCACAGATGATGAAGAAATACAACACTTATCTGGTGCCTACCCTATCTGCCGGTCGCTTTGTGGCCCAACAGGCGGAAGTACCCGGGTACTATCCGGCCATCATCATACCTAAGATCAAAATGGTGGACGCGCAATTGCGTAAGACCTTTGCCATGGTCGAGGCAGAAGACGTTCCCATTGCTTTTGGTACCGATGCCGGAGTCTTTCCCCACGGCGACAATGCCAAAGAATTCGCTTATATGGTCGAGACCGGCTGGTCCCCTCTGTTCAGTTTACGATCAGCTACGGTCACTAACGCCAAGCTGTTGGATATGGAAAATGAACTGGGTCAGGTTAAGCCCGGGTTCCTGGCCGATTTAGTCGCCGTAAAAGAGAATCCACTACAGAATATAAAAACTACGGAAGAAGTCGTTTTTGTGATGAAGGATGGGACGGTGTATAAGCAGTAAGTTCCCGATACATTTCTAGAACTCA includes:
- a CDS encoding DegT/DnrJ/EryC1/StrS family aminotransferase, translating into MKKIQMVDLKGQYTAIKEQVNTSIQEVIDNTAFINGPEVHAFQKELEDYLGVKHVIPCANGTDALQIAMMGLGLKPGDEVITADFTFAATVEVIALLGLTPVLVDVNPHSFNIDVKAIERAITPKTKAIVPVHLFGQVAEMDAIMDLAEKHQLYVIEDNAQGIGALYTQRDGSKIKTGGVGHAGSTSFFPSKNLGCYGDGGAIFTNDDDLAHTLRGIVNHGMYERYHHDVVGVNSRLDSIQAAVLRAKLPHLDAYNARRRAAARKYSEAFREHPRITVPLICDSCDCHVFHQYTLQIKGIDRDQLVQFLNAKEIPCGVYYPIPLHKQKAYQDERYKEEDFTVTNRLVKEVISLPMHTELDDEQINYITQAIIEFVNTHS
- a CDS encoding amidohydrolase family protein, which produces MKRITLSLLFLLSTLALSAQDRTLIHAGHIVDLANDQILNEKTIVVEGNKITAIEDGYASAKENDEVINLKEHYILPGFIDMHVHIEGETGPKRYLEAFTKNEADVAFTAAEIGYRTLMSGFTTVRDLGGSGVNVSLRNAIAAGTVPGPRIFTAEKAIGTTGGHADPTNGYKSELMGDPGPAEGVINSTDDARKAVRQRYKNGADLIKITATGGVLSVSKNGQNPQFTQEEVNEIVKTAKDYGMHVAAHAHGDEGMQRAIKAGVTTIEHGSLMSKETAQMMKKYNTYLVPTLSAGRFVAQQAEVPGYYPAIIIPKIKMVDAQLRKTFAMVEAEDVPIAFGTDAGVFPHGDNAKEFAYMVETGWSPLFSLRSATVTNAKLLDMENELGQVKPGFLADLVAVKENPLQNIKTTEEVVFVMKDGTVYKQ